ccgaagaaattcgggctattccggccgaaatgctcgaaaaagttgcccaaaattggactttccgaatggaccacctaagacgcagccgcggtcaacatttaaatgaaattatcttcaaaaagtaaatgtcatgaaccaatctaacgtttcaaataaagaaccgatgagattttgcaaattttatgcgttttttttttaaaaaaagttatcaagctcttaaaaaatcacccgatatattagCATGACTTGTATTATCTCGTACTCGTTTGTATCCCAATGCACCTGCTACCTTCTTAAATGGATTTTGATAATTCTGTCGAGGCTGCGGATTTCGTGGTGGTTGTTGCTGATTCTTGTTGTAACCTTGTCTCGTTGGTCTACGGAATATGGTAGATGAATCGATATCCATTGGTTCAACTGGGGGTTGTTGTTGATAAGAATAATTATTCTGATGATGattgctgaaattatgattCTGATGATGGTTGTATCGTGGAATGTACTCGAGGTTCTGATGGCGTGAATCATGTTGCATTGTACGGGCGATACTGTAGGCATCTGCTAATGTTGTGCAGGCTCGTGCATAGATGGCATTCTTGATAGCTACACTTCTCAGTCCAGTGACGAATGTTCTGATTGCTTTAGCTTGGATTTCTTGTGTCAATACTTGGATTATTCGTTCTTCCTTGTGTGTCATCTCAATCTTGGATAGCACTACATTCAATGCTTGGTTCAGATTGTCATAATATACATGCAGTGGTagttctttttgttgtattttcatcATATCTTCCTCCAGAACGTATATTGGTCGTTTGTCGGCATAGGAATCGTCTAGCCTATCGATGATGTCTTGGAAGTTTCTATTTACGTTGTGGTTGATCAGGATCTGTGCTGCTTTGCCAGTAATTTTTCCTCTGATCATTATTAATACTTGGGCGTATACATTATGTCCTTCGAATTGTCGTATGTCTTCCATTAATGTGGTTGCTACTTTCCTCCAATTCCTCAATTCGTTGTAATCACCATTAAATTGTGTTAGTGTTTTAAACATATTCAGATCCACTTCTTCTGGTCTGGTGTAAGAACATATTTGTTCTGTTCGCTGTGGAATGGTTGCACTTCCTCCTAATTGTAGTTCGGATAACTGTCGTTGCAGATCGGCGACTACGTGGgttaatgcaattaaatttgcttgttcTGACATCTTGCTggtttatttgttgatttattttactaaaaatcggTCTCCAGTTGTATTCTTGGAGCGCTGCTTGATATGGTATTCTTTCTATGAAAGCGTGTTGTTTGCTAAGGATGGTATATTGATCctttacttttaatttgttgTCGTATTAGGATTTTTATGTGAATCCCTTTTGATTGACGTTGTGTGGGATGATGAACTGGTAAACTTCTTGGATGGTTTAAATGAATCCTTTTTTGTTTCCAGGGACTAGGTTCTTCCCTTTCAGGCAGACTGACTAAGGATATTATTGATGatccttttttgttgctgccccacgttgggcgccagttaatttatttactcgttatgaataaaataaatataattttaagtcagccaatgagattggtactgactgatcctttattcgtttaataattcacagtatacacatgtacttaagtattgaatatattaaacttaaactgtacctttacaagtggtatacagaacttgttactcggcagtcgataatgataaagtgacctcgaggctattgttccagttgcttatataggctatgcttatcgctgctcatactattgagatgctagttgtttactagtaaataactatttgggttgttattgtttgttgtactgatagtgcgcttctattgttctaagataaagttgttttgatgatttttctttaatgtttactgaaagataaggttgtggttaaaggttaaagtattaactcgcgcgagttaaggaatgtattgcttataatagtaacaaacatcaaaacaaccttttgtctcagtaaacagaatgcagaaacaaccttgagttggaacaattgaaatgcactatcactgcaacaaacaatcctaaacaaacaagtatcaaaacaacattgagtttgaataccacaacaaccttatcttaaaacaaagcaattgtatctaagcaagcaatatacaaggtctgtcgcaaaagaaacagaactttttaaatataactgtttctggtggtgccacctattggtgggtatatgaatgaaaaagtttgttctcttgttgacatttcgtaaaaattttaagacaattggataactacaatcaatgttatcgatcaaaaagtgacagcagcttttggtcatcggtcgtaaaatgcaaagagcaaatattaaattttgttttaaacttgggaaaacgtttactgaaacatttcaaatgatgaaaaaagtttatggtgatcagtgcctatcctgtagtaatgtgcatgagtggtttaagcgatatcaagaaggtcgtgaggacctctgtgacgatcagaagtcggtcgtcttcagaagtcaaaaataaagacaatgctgatttgtttttacgattccgagggtattgtacaccgagagttcgtcccacctggccgaatgattaatgctgtgttttaccttggtgttatgaagcgtcttttgtcacgcattcgtcgtgctcgaccacaataccgtgaggcagggtcctggcgcctgttgcacgataatgcgccgtgtcatcggtcgacgcttgtcactgattttttgacaaaaaactccatattaaccattaatcactcaccctactcacctgatctggcaccctgtgatttttacctatttggaaaacttcatttgcccaggacaggtttcaggacatttcagctatccaaaaagcgacgaccgatattctcaaaagcattccgaaaaattaccttaaacactaatttgaaatgctaattgaccgggctaaacgcagtatcgaagcacaaggaaactactttgaataaaaaaatataacttttgaaaaatattaattttttgttgtttttttgacagtcctgtttcttttgcgacaggccttgtatatgtaaacaaacctaaacaaataatataatctgtaccttaacaaactatcaactagtaataagtaaacatactagttagtataaatagaagtaagaaccatgtaataaggtagtcttaagagtataaataaagagtacacatttcggtgcagctcaaaatatattcttttgactcatttttacttaatttaaatattaactcGCGCAGGCTCGTCAAGAATTATTTATGACTTTGACAAAAGTCAGTAAGCCTTCTTGTGACTCTAAGAGAAATGAGAATATTTTGCATCGGCACGGTCCGAAAAAGTCGAATGAGAAAGTGTGAACTAAAGTTTGAGTCAGGTTTGAAAATACTTGAAATAAAATGTGAAGCTAATCTTGGCATTGCCAGTGCGCTGGATGGATAATCCAGTTATTGTCCACATTTGTGGAAGATGAACCAATCGAGACGTGTAAGCGTTGGAAAGGGAAAGAAAAGCAAATTATTGAAGTATCGAGACCAGCTATTGTTTCCAAATATAATAAACACATGGGAGGAGTTGATCTTGCCGACATGCTTATGGAGCTGCATAAAGTGAAACATCGCTCCAATAAGGGgtacatgaaaatatttcactgtatGGGAGACATATCAAAATCGTTAATCCACTTATAAAATTCTAGATGGATATCACGACTGAGCTCTTACGCGTTACGCCGGTGTTTTTCAGTTCTACTGAAAAGAAAAGGGGACGCCCTAGCGTTATGCAAAATGTAGAAACCGACACAACTCCGGATTCACCTTCTTTCACAGAAGCGTCTAGTTCGAAGCGCCGTCATGTTGTTGAAGAACCCCTCAACTCAAAGCGATATGATGAAAATGGTCATTGGATAGTTTGGGGAGAGAAAGGACGATGTCTTCTTAGTAAAACCGGAACACATCTCTCAAAATGCTTAAATGTGGTGTTGATCTATGCTGCAATACGCACAACAAGAACTATTTTTTATCTTATCACActtaaaacacaaaacaaacatatatgtattatatatgatAAATAAGGACAAATCccttgtatatatacttttttctttgcatGTATTTATATCACTCCAATGCTACCATAAACGCAACTTTCAATATCCTTTGACCGCATCACGCTAGAGAGCTAAAACTTTTCTTGGCAGTTAATTGAGGCATTTTAAGTcagaaaatcaagaaaaaaaaatgtctggtAGTTGGTTTAGGTGCGGTCCTGAAAGGGTTAAAAGTTGATAGATTGCTAAAATCAGTGATAATAATAAAGTATGAAATGTGTGTTCTTTACAAAGCAATGCAATTTATAACAAATCTgttatttattgatattattatagttaattGATGTCGCAAAAATTTTGAGGTGTTACGGTTAGGTaaatttttgtagtattttAATTTCTCTGTTTgattggaaaatcaacaatattTGCTCTTTAAAGAAGATATGTCTGCCAGAAGAACGTcggtaaaatttcaataatttttagaaGAATAGTTTGCTTCTCCTgaacttttgccatttttcgaATTGTGACGATATCGGTTTTGAGAAAGATCTGGTTTATTTTCTTATCTAACGTATTAAGCCTTTATCCCTGAAACAATGTTATAATTCCGGAAAAATCTGAGTTATCTTTCTTTATGTTTAAGTATTGTAAAGGTACTTACCGGTCAAAGTACTCACGATTTCTGATCTGAAGATTTTCATCCCTGTTAAAACGACGACTTtctataagtatataatatttataactttaataATTCTGCTTAAGTCATAGGTCTATATAGCACACTTTTACATACCGATTTTCTGTATTTCCAGTCCACCTCTACTCTGTCCCTCACTGTTGTTATCCAGATTTTGCACCCCAACATCTTTTCTACGCCAGCTTGTAGTATAATTCGTAGAATCCTTATTAGTTTTCTCCAGCTGAATATCTCCAATCTTATCGTTGATTTCACCTTGATCAAGTTCTTGCTTTAACTGCTGCTGACGACGAGCTTCGGTCATTCTTTCTTCTATCTCCAATTCACGAGTTGCTGTATCAACTGGCTTTGCAGAACCAAAGACCTTTTGAGACGTAACACCACCTTGTTtgaattttctttcattttcatctaTGCTTTCTATGTCTCTATCTAAATCTTTGTTCACAACTGGCAGAGGTAATGTACGTGGCTTCAAATTAAGTTTAGGTCTTTCAAATTCTTGGTCATCTCttctaaattttattgaaatacctCTCTCGGCATCTTTATTTCTGAATTTTGACTCAAGACTTTGGTTTGTATTAGTTCTGATTTCAGACCGCCAAGAGCTATTAGATTTATTTTCATCTGGTTCATACTTTCTTTCTCGACTAAAGTGCTTACCATAACCATCATTGGAATTATTAGTATTGTTGTCTCGACGCCAATTGGTTGATTCCCTATTTTCTCCACTGTTATTGAAACCATCAAAGCCACGACGATTTCCTCTTTGCCTAAAACCTTGGTTATCACTCTCATTTGAAAGTTCTATTCTAATTCTTCTACCTTTAATAGATGGGTCTGGCAAACTTAGAGTATTGATTAAGTCTTCTCTATTCTCAAACTCAACATAACCAAATCCTCTTACTCGACCTGTTTCGCCTTCCTCACGAGGTAAACGCAAAGATAATATTGGTGTTGCTCCGAAAAATTCTTGTAAATCTTCTTCCTTTGCATCAAAAGGAAGGTTGGTTAAATATGCAATATATGGAGGGCTATGTGGAACGGAATCATCATCAAATATACGATTTGCTCTAGGAGCAGTTGGTAATTGAAAAACTAGAGGCATAGTATTAACTCCATCGTCACTCTCTTCACCCTCaaggttccttacttttttagcTACTTGTGTGATTCCCACGGGTACATCACCATTTGCCAGAAAAGACTGCAATGATATTACGGTGCCCTTCTTCTTTCCTTTTTTCCCTTAAAAGATATTACATTGATTATTATTTGTGTTCAATCAAAACATCGCtgttaaaatattgcaaaaaaagatAAGGGttgaaaacaaacatatattgtAACGCATATACACTTATAacttctttcaaaatatttttcaaacagacATAACATAAACTATTTTACCTAATCTATTTGATCCAGCTGTAATTATCTGAGGAATAACATCCAAATACAAACACTACGAGTCACCAGGTTACCACAATTTCATCAGTCTAATACAAttgataacgatttttttgttattaacttGCAGCTATAtggtttttgctatttttattatttttagccaagaagtgtgcatttttttttttgccatcagGTTAGCACATTCATTTtgaattgcatttattttcgGAATTTAAATAGGTATTAACACCAAATTATTTGTGTTGCTTAAGCGCTctatttgctttaatatatcTTAAGGAATATCGTATCGGTTAAAGAGAAAGCAATTatcgaaataattgaaatatatatgtataaaaaaattaggaaaaatcgCTATGGGTTAAAGATATAACAACTgtcgaaataattgaaatatgtatcaaaaaagTTGGCAGAAGTCGAAAGTTATACAATTTCATCAGTCTAAAACAATTGATAgcgatttttttgttattaatttgcagctatatgttttttgttatttttattctttttatccAAGAAGTGTGCATTATTTTTTCGTCATCATGTTAGCAGATGCATTTTGAATTGCATTTATATTCGGAGTTTGAATACGTTTCTTTATGTTGCTTAAGGGGACAGTCTGCTtcagaggcttcaaaaaatcgatttcttaaggatttttttgggaaggaaagaaataattgattaaagcgaaatttctaaagtttctagttatatatttaaacatcatttaaACACATGTGCAAATTTGCCTTTGAGAAGCAATGATGCCCCGATGCATCTCGCGTGTGCATTTGTCGACGGCGGGCaagtcgcaatttctatcgaaaacaaaaaattcgaagagatctacattttttaataatttatcttctaattaaactaaaaaaatatccataaaaaagtgtaaacttaacattttttttttaattgaaaaaagtggtttttgaccaaaaaaattgtactctatgttctttaaaaatatgttcaaacttgacttttctaagtttttttagtttaaatagaagataaattaatgcCAAATATAATAACCTTTGCCCCAACTCCATAAgacatttagtttttttctatcctgcccgccaattaaggaaaatcgtaaaaatgaaaaactgagAAATCGCGCATCAAGGCTTTCGCTTTTTGCCCATGCGctaatatatctgctagacgctcggtcactatttcctttctagcttcgacaatatttcgatttcccatctataacttcggggacatattcttagttaatttttaaagagattcaaacaaattttgattgTCATGCCCGCCGttcgacaaatgcacatgcgagatgcatcgggcaattgctccccaaaggcagaatatcaaaaattttgtatcacaaaaatttgtaaatgatgtttaaatatattactACAAgtcctagaaatttcgctttaatcacttatttcttttcctctcaaaaaaatcctcaaaaaattgattttttttaagcctctaaatcaggctccccccttaagcgCTCTATTTGCTTTAATATCTCATAAAGAAAATCACTATCGGTTAAAGAGAAAGCAATTATCGAAACAATTGAAAtatgtatcgaaaaattaagataaatgtGTATCAAAAAAGTTGGCAGAAGTCGAGAAGTTATATAAATCTTCTTACGTAATAAGTCGGAATACGGTAAAAAAATAAAGGCGGTAACAATAGTGATTTCAGATGTTTACAAGAAAGAAGTTTTGAGGAAAGCATTCAACTCATTAACTATGCTTGAAGACGGACGAAGGCACGGTAACTTTTTCCACAAGAAGGCCCGAGGGATGCGCTGCGTAGCATTTTCAGATTACACGAAATTTTATTTGGAAGGGTCTGATTATTTCCATGATCTTTGGAAGGAGATACATTAGTTGGAACGACTACATAGTCGTGTCAGCAATAGTCCAACGTAGTGCGGAGCTATCTTTTAATATGGTAGATGGGTGCGAACTGCAACTTTTTAAAACCAATATTGATgcaaaatagtaaaaaacaTTGTGAAAACTGCGTTATCcacttcaaaaatttgtttggaacTTTGCACAATACGATAAAGCACCGATTCACACTGACCTGGTGTTTAAATCTGGGTTTGGAGGACAAAACCTCGATTTAATGCAGTGGCTCTCTTACGCACTTGACCACTATGCAATAGAAAAGGTAAATTAGTTGaaggtattaaaatatatatcttcaatttctttaatttattatgaaaaattatatgattCATTACCTAATCGGATCTTTGATATATTTCTCAACAAGGCGGGATCGACTCatcattaaaaaagtttttagtaaaaaatgttaaagaatattaaaaaccGTGATATATGCTAACATAGTGACCTAATTTGTATTGCTAATTTTTCTGTTgatttcggaaaaaaaattgttaaaaaaaatctattacatcatatgtacatacatatatgaacgggaataaaaataagtcattCAGTACTAAGTCAGGAGTGTACGGAGGATGACTCATCAAtgcgatgttttgagtgctgaAAATGcatcttcggcggttggttttctTGATTCCTTAAAAGACAACTGACAAGAACATGGTTGTGCATCaatcagaatttactgttctgtattttttcatttgtatgttTGCGATATATGGTTTGAAATTACTTGTTGTGCAACATTTACCATGGTTACCATTTGCTTTTGTGTCAAAGTACCATCTTCATCCCATATTTCTTGCAGTTCGGTGTCTTCAAATTTCTTTGGTGGTCTTCCAAAATCATTCTCTCTGAGGCGGTTAAACCACCTTTCTTCTGATAGAGCATGAACACTATATGCTTCGACAAGCATTCGATGCGACTCTGCAgcacttttcttcaaatggaaacaaaaaattaatactattCGCAAATCATCTCTTTTcggtacaaaatttgacatcttcaacacaatgaaaaatatgatGTTTCTTCAATGACTGTAAGATTATTGAATGTGGTTGACAGATGTCATTGCagccaaacagaaaaaaatgttccctaGCAACACAGTTTGGTATTGTCGTCCAAAAGGCAGCTCCAGGCACGGTGGTTCACAATTTAGAATCTAAATCAGATTTTGCCAATTTGTAGGTGAGATATtgtatttaaagtttattttcgaTACTTTAATTGGTTTTAATTTAGATActgtaaagtgaaataatcatatgaaataattaataaaaatttcgatgTATTCGAAAATGGCATAGTAGTACAAAATCGTACTGCGTACCATACGGATATCAAAATAGCACTATGAACCAAATTTTATCTAAATTGGTTTAGAAAGTAAGTGATGACACGTTCTTTGACCAAATTTAATAACGGCTTTTTTAAGGACCCTTTGTATCATCTAGGGTGTGAAATGTctgtaacatatacatatatttagttagtCTTTGCGTACGTAGTGACTTCAACATACCCTTATATTGGACCACGCTCTCTTTTTAAAAGCTCACAGGTGCCTCTTGTCACTAATGTCCTCtgtaaaaaattacagttttgtttcTAGATATCTTCACCACGACATCTCAATCCTTACGCAAGAAATCACTTGTACAGAAAGGCAGACGAAGGGGCAGTCACTTTGATTAAAGTTTTTGTGTACTTTAGATCAGTGGTCGGCAGCCCATAGACCCGCGGGCCCGACTGCAATCGTGTTTTTACACAGACACGATCGGCAATTCACATGTACGCAAGAGATTTGTAT
Above is a genomic segment from Bactrocera neohumeralis isolate Rockhampton unplaced genomic scaffold, APGP_CSIRO_Bneo_wtdbg2-racon-allhic-juicebox.fasta_v2 cluster09, whole genome shotgun sequence containing:
- the LOC126764062 gene encoding eukaryotic translation initiation factor 4B-like isoform X2, which encodes MASTGKKGKKKGTVISLQSFLANGDVPVGITQVAKKVRNLEGEESDDGVNTMPLVFQLPTAPRANRIFDDDSVPHSPPYIAYLTNLPFDAKEEDLQEFFGATPILSLRLPREEGETGRVRGFGYVEFENREDLINTLSLPDPSIKGRRIRIELSNESDNQGFRQRGNRRGFDGFNNSGENRESTNWRRDNNTNNSNDGYGKHFSRERKYEPDENKSNSSWRSEIRTNTNQSLESKFRNKDAERGISIKFRRDDQEFERPKLNLKPRTLPLPVVNKDLDRDIESIDENERKFKQGGVTSQKVFGSAKPVDTATRELEIEERMTEARRQQQLKQELDQGEINDKIGDIQLEKTNKDSTNYTTSWRRKDVGVQNLDNNSEGQSRGGLEIQKIESRRFNRDENLQIRNREYFDRDKTSYIQRDGKHKEENKIKRITKNERTFPKCQDNINLPVFQTSNKYAGLNDEVFQTSNKYAGLNDEVSE
- the LOC126764062 gene encoding eukaryotic translation initiation factor 4B-like isoform X4 codes for the protein MVMWINIDIYVWKKGKKKGTVISLQSFLANGDVPVGITQVAKKVRNLEGEESDDGVNTMPLVFQLPTAPRANRIFDDDSVPHSPPYIAYLTNLPFDAKEEDLQEFFGATPILSLRLPREEGETGRVRGFGYVEFENREDLINTLSLPDPSIKGRRIRIELSNESDNQGFRQRGNRRGFDGFNNSGENRESTNWRRDNNTNNSNDGYGKHFSRERKYEPDENKSNSSWRSEIRTNTNQSLESKFRNKDAERGISIKFRRDDQEFERPKLNLKPRTLPLPVVNKDLDRDIESIDENERKFKQGGVTSQKVFGSAKPVDTATRELEIEERMTEARRQQQLKQELDQGEINDKIGDIQLEKTNKDSTNYTTSWRRKDVGVQNLDNNSEGQSRGGLEIQKIESRRFNRDENLQIRNREYFDRDKGLIR
- the LOC126764062 gene encoding eukaryotic translation initiation factor 4B-like isoform X3 — translated: MVMWINIDIYVWKKGKKKGTVISLQSFLANGDVPVGITQVAKKVRNLEGEESDDGVNTMPLVFQLPTAPRANRIFDDDSVPHSPPYIAYLTNLPFDAKEEDLQEFFGATPILSLRLPREEGETGRVRGFGYVEFENREDLINTLSLPDPSIKGRRIRIELSNESDNQGFRQRGNRRGFDGFNNSGENRESTNWRRDNNTNNSNDGYGKHFSRERKYEPDENKSNSSWRSEIRTNTNQSLESKFRNKDAERGISIKFRRDDQEFERPKLNLKPRTLPLPVVNKDLDRDIESIDENERKFKQGGVTSQKVFGSAKPVDTATRELEIEERMTEARRQQQLKQELDQGEINDKIGDIQLEKTNKDSTNYTTSWRRKDVGVQNLDNNSEGQSRGGLEIQKIESRRFNRDENLQIRNREYFDRDKTSYIQRDGKHKEENKIKRITKNERTFPKCQDNINLPVFQTSNKYAGLNDEVSE
- the LOC126764062 gene encoding eukaryotic translation initiation factor 4B-like isoform X1, which gives rise to MVMWINIDIYVWKKGKKKGTVISLQSFLANGDVPVGITQVAKKVRNLEGEESDDGVNTMPLVFQLPTAPRANRIFDDDSVPHSPPYIAYLTNLPFDAKEEDLQEFFGATPILSLRLPREEGETGRVRGFGYVEFENREDLINTLSLPDPSIKGRRIRIELSNESDNQGFRQRGNRRGFDGFNNSGENRESTNWRRDNNTNNSNDGYGKHFSRERKYEPDENKSNSSWRSEIRTNTNQSLESKFRNKDAERGISIKFRRDDQEFERPKLNLKPRTLPLPVVNKDLDRDIESIDENERKFKQGGVTSQKVFGSAKPVDTATRELEIEERMTEARRQQQLKQELDQGEINDKIGDIQLEKTNKDSTNYTTSWRRKDVGVQNLDNNSEGQSRGGLEIQKIESRRFNRDENLQIRNREYFDRDKTSYIQRDGKHKEENKIKRITKNERTFPKCQDNINLPVFQTSNKYAGLNDEVFQTSNKYAGLNDEVSE